In Nymphaea colorata isolate Beijing-Zhang1983 chromosome 13, ASM883128v2, whole genome shotgun sequence, one DNA window encodes the following:
- the LOC116267166 gene encoding BES1/BZR1 homolog protein 4, translating into MTSGTRLPTWKERENNKRRERRRRAIAAKIFAGLRMYGNYKLPKHCDNNEVLKALCAEAGWTVEEDGTTYRKGCKPMDRMDVVGGSAPVSPCSSYHPSPAASYNPSPASSSFQSPASSSYVDGNSLIPWLKNLSSTSSSHKLPNLYINTGSISAPVTPPLSSPTSCGPRVKTDWESGNHDPATSNASGAPWPHHHYAFLPNSTPPSPGHQDSYQNGFKFNKSDWLAGFRLPSCGGPTSPTFSLVTPASNPFGSKDEYGSSPMWTPGQSGTCSPSGKEVVPDPGDIRMMDASEEFAFGNTTVVKAWEGERIHEECGPDELELTLGSSRTRSAES; encoded by the exons ATGACATCCGGAACGAGGCTTCCTACCTGGAAGGAGAGGGAGAACAACAAGCGGAGAGAGCGCCGGCGAAGGGCAATCGCAGCCAAGATATTCGCTGGCTTGCGCATGTACGGGAACTACAAGCTGCCGAAGCATTGCGATAACAACGAGGTCTTGAAGGCACTCTGTGCAGAAGCTGGATGGACAGTTGAGGAAGATGGGACGACATATCGCAAG GGATGCAAGCCAATGGACCGGATGGACGTGGTTGGAGGGTCTGCTCCTGTAAGCCCATGTTCCTCCTACCATCCTAGTCCAGCTGCCTCCTACAATCCAAGCCCTGCTTCATCTTCATTTCAGAGCCCTGCCTCTTCCTCCTACGTGGATGGCAACTCTCTCATTCCCTGGCTTAAGAATCTCTCCTCTACCTCTTCTAGCCACAAACTTCCTAACCTCTATATTAACACTGGCTCAATCAGTGCACCTGTGACTCCACCTCTTAGTTCGCCAACTTCGTGTGGACCTCGAGTTAAAACTGATTGGGAGTCCGGGAATCATGATCCTGCAACTTCAAATGCTTCTGGAGCCCCTTGGCCACACCACCACTATGCGTTCCTCCCTAATTCCACTCCTCCTAGCCCTGGCCATCAAGATTCCTACCAAAATGGGTTCAAGTTCAATAAAAGTGATTGGCTTGCTGGCTTCCGGCTGCCATCTTGTGGTGGCCCAACGTCGCCCACATTCAGCCTTGTGACCCCTGCCTCTAACCCATTTGGTTCGAAGGATGAATATGGCAGTTCTCCAATGTGGACGCCAGGACAAAGTGGGACTTGCTCACCATCAGGAAAGGAGGTTGTCCCTGATCCTGGTGACATTCGCATGATGGATGCTTCTGAGGAGTTTGCCTTTGGAAACACCACAGTTGTGAAGGCATGGGAGGGTGAGCGGATTCATGAGGAGTGCGGGCCGGATGAGCTGGAGCTTACACTTGGGAGCTCTCGAACAAGGTCCGCAGAAAGTTGA